The genomic interval cTCATCTgcgaaggggagaaaaaaaaaaaaaaacaagaacaaacaGAATTGAGTAATATTCGGCAAATCCCGCCACCGGCGATGGTGTAAAACTCGGGGGCTGAAATCAGGCTCATATCCGTTAATCATCGCAcgtgggggggaaaaaagatgaataaataacgcaACAATTTCATCGTGCCGCCACAATTAGTTCACTTTAAcgtcaattattttctcacgtcGAGCGATAATCGCTTGGAATCAAATTGCGAAATACTCGTGACACACTCCAATTAATCACGCCGCGTAAGCTTCGCGTATCAAAGACTACGGTGGTAGGGTGCCGAGCGTGATGGCATATTATTTCGGTTATTTTAagacgtacgaaaaaaaaaaaataggggagGAATAAGACCCGGCGAAGTTCGCGGGTAATCGAGGGGGATAAACGAGGGGGGTGTGAAAGGTGAGGAACGTTACAGCGACGATCGGAGCGCGTATACCTGAAAGAAAGATGCCAATAAATCTACAACTTCGCACGCTCACCGTTGAACGAAACGTTCGATAAATAGGCGGATATCGTGTCCCCGTCTATGTGATTCATCTCGTGACAAATTCCGGTGAAATTTTCCCCGCATTTGACTCTGTGTAGATCGTGGAGCGCGTAAGCAACCGCGTAAACAGCGTCTCTAACGAAGTGGAGAAATCTCTGCTGCTTGTAGCCGGATTTCTCGTTGATTTTCAATCGGGAATTTCTGCAGGAATAATCTTCCGGTCCGATGGCTCGTTCGGTCGAAAAAGACGCCTGTAACACAaaacgaatgataaataaCGATTCCgtcgcgaaaattttccttttaatCAAACCCACCTCGTCGCCCTGGTTGTCCCTTATCGGAAATTTGTATCTCCGGTCGCAGTTGTGATAATCTTCCCAAAACTCCCTGAACCAAGGATTTATCGACTCGTGGTCCAGCGTCAGATTTGTAAAGTAATCGTCGAAACCCGACATTCTTCTGGAGAGCGGTTGGACGGCTAGAGCACCTTCTAGAACGGTCAATTCCTCGGGCTCGAGTTTCCCGAAATTGCTTGGATTTTCGTGGCTTCGATCGTCGATCAATTCTCCGTGATTGAGCGTAGGCCAAGCGTCGCTTCCGATCCAGACGAAGCGCGATCCTACGCCCAGTCGTCTCGCGGCTTCGAGGACCTTCAGCGTCGTAGATTTTTCAGCGAAAAGTACGACGACTGAAATGATCGGCGCGTTAATGGGGGATCGGGTTattctcgttaatttttcaacaattgtcTCGGCGCGTATCGGCCTCACCCTTGACGTCCGTTTTGTTCGATATGGTGCGGATTACGTTGTTGTAATCCTCGTCCGTGTATTGCTCGTTGTCTATTCTCTGCGGAGCGCTAAAACAGACTGAATAATTGCTCGCCAAAGAGACGAGGGTCTCGTAACCGTGGTTCCCGTACTCCGTATCCGAGTAAACTATCGAAACGTAAGTCCACTTGAACTGCCTGAAAATAAAGCGACAAAGCCCAACAAGAGCTTTCAAACTTAAGGCGGAAAAATACGCGACGGACAATTTgtgagaagaatgaaaaacgttATCGGAAATTCGACGCCCGGATGTAACGCTGATTTACAAGatggaaaactaaaaaaaacctgcaaaagcaataaattttcacacatgtatgtacagataACGAATTCATCGATCCGAACGCGTTAATCCCACGCGATCTTTTTATGAGCTAGTGTTTCCGTAACTACACGTACGTGTCGTGAAATCAATCAGATACCCGTTCGGCGAAGACTGCAGGTGAAGTGGAGAGACAAAAAAGTAGGTATCTCGTGAAACGGAGAACAAAAATCCTATTTTCTTTTACCGCGGTAGCGGAAAGAGTCGGCGGACTCCGTGTGTCTGCGTGGGCCTTCCAGCGTCGGTGTGTTCGTCTTATCAGTCAAACAGAATCACCAAATCGATAGAATAAACGTGCTTCGCTACGGCCGAATGTCACGAGGTCAAAATATGGTCTGTATGATACGGAGCGAGAAACGTTCGCCAAAgttgagatagaaaaaaaaaaaaaaatacgcgaaaTCCGTATGATCTTTCCTTTCCGTTGCCATTGAACGGGGGCGTGATTTTCATCCTCTCGATTCTAATTCATCTCGATAACAGCGACGTCGGTTATAATAATggtagaaattttcgccgatcTTATCTTACCTACCTCAATATTTCGAGCATGGCGTGCGCCTGGTTTACGTCGCTCGGTACCGTTCTGAAAAAGTGCGGAAATTTCTCCTTGCTACTCAGAGACGGCGAGGTAGCCATGTAGGAAATTTGGGGCATCAGGAACAATCGGAGCATCGCCGCAACCTGCAATATTGCAGGAggtaagaaaattgaatagacGAGAAAACACGTGCCCGAAATGACCAGAttggcgaaaaatttcaattttttacctgAATGGTAACCGAACTGGATTGAGCGGCTAGTACGGCGACGACCTTGTCGAATCCTCCGGCTAAAAATTTCGGAGCGCTTCCGTCCGAACAGTAAAATTCCTGTTCGTGATAGGTATTCACGTGGGCGATGAATCctgtgagtaaaaaaatacgGTAATTCTGATATCGGTTCGTTGACTATAGattacgcgtacatacagCGAGTGGTCTCTGAAGAGGGTGTTTCCATCGGGTACTAGACATATTTTATGGTATAAGCGGGACGatcgagaaagaaagaaaaaagaaaaaaaaaaaaaaaacaggaaattgTAACGGAGGCCCCATACAAAGCCACACCGATCCATAACTATTTTATACAACACGAGCCACGAGGACTTAAATTATATCCAAGGAATATGATTGATTGATGTATTGATTTAATCATTAGCCCCACTTCCGACTATATGTTTTGCCCGCAGGGCTGTAGACCCGCCCGGAAAATAGATTGGAGAAGTTTATCCCACGTATTGATGTGAAAATGTCTTTGTTacgagagaggagaagaaaaaaaatcgccgtcTTCGTACAAAGACGTAGAAAATTTCCGACTTTCCTCGCTCTTCGAGATTCCATTATACCGCgcgtaagagaaaaaatttatttttcgtaaagATTCGATCGTCGAGAAATccaccttttcattttttcgctcgggtTTCGAGGGAGCGTAACGTTCGGGAGTCAAGGTCGGCGAGGTTTTCGATAAAAGCTGTTCCAGAGGATGATGAGAAATAAGAAGATTTGCGATTGATTCGCCGTGGGTATCTCGGGAGCGAAGATAAGCCcggaagaaatttttgttgCAGCGATTCGGAGGGCGTTCATAAACCTTAAGCGATGACGGTAATTAGAAAAACTTTGTCGAATAGAGACGAAAGTTAATTAAAAGATCGGGACGCTACAACAACTTGAAATAGTTCACAGGCGTACTTTTAAATCAATTAGAGCCGATGAAccgataattttaattacatcGGGGCCGTATGCGGCATAACGTgtctttggagaaaaaatataccttTAACGAAGTATAAAGCCTGTTCGAGAGCGTAGTTCGGATTATCGCACGAATCAAACACCAGGGCGCCCAGTTTAATGCCTGGCAGAATACTCGGGTCTCGATTTATTTGCTGCAACGTGTAAAGCATGGCTTCCAGAGGCTGAATTCCGTCCTCCAGCTAAAACACGATACGAGGTATACGGAACACTGAAGTAAAAGGAATgtaatgtaataattaaaatttcttcttttttgttagaTATCCTTACAAGGGTTTCGCGCGACAAAGAATCGTCATGGTGACGAGCcttgtgttgtttttttttatttttttttcaattctcatttcattctattatttttttcattttcttttcgtttctacgAAAGTTTTCTACGCCAGCTGGCGACAGGCCAGGATTAGATGGTCTCCCTTCGTTCTCTCATAAAAACTTACCGCAACTTCTCTACCAGACatctcgaaaaattcaaaaccgcGAAACTACCTATTTTCACATACtaaaaaaactcgaaattcTTGTTTCCTGCCACTACCTTTGaatttggagagaaaaaaaaaaaaaattcggagagCAATCGAGAAACGGAGCGTGAATATATTTCAAGAATTAACGCATCGGTCTACCGCGTGAGACTCCGTGTGTGCTTGTGCTTCGAAGTTTTACGtgatctgaaagaaaatttcaaataaacgaGACAGTCCTTCTATACATGCGTGTGCATACCTGAATCATCCCGCAGTTTTCGCCGTCACTTCCCTTTCTATGAATCGGGAAAAGGGCTCCAAGAGTAATGTCTCCGGATACGTTCAAATATATTCGGGCGTCCGCGGTAGCAGCCAGCAATACCGCCAGTAGGGTCACTCTCGTTCGcggcatttttcttttttaatttattttctgaaaatttaccaaaaaatTATAGTTCCTTTTCTAAGCAGGcgtacgaaatttattttgtttattttgcaCCGACTGAGAAATTAAGTTTTGTTTGGCTGAACGTCACATTATTgtcctgcttttttttctcttacattTTATCTAGCATCAGCACCGATGAAGATTGCGCGAGGAATAATTATGCAATGACGCGTTAAATATTCAACCCCCGGACATTCTGGCGGCTCTACATTATTACGTTGAAGTACTTGGAGCGGTAGTGAACCCGAGTCTAGTAGAGTTAGACCCTTCGACAATGGAATTTAGATCGCCCGCGACCGTATAAGActcataatatattttctagTTTGTGTGGGTCGTTGTAAGAGCACTTCATTAAAAACGCATTATAGCGGAACTCGGCGAATTCCATCCCCTAACccctaacccccccccccccctcccccctctccaCCCTCGCCGACCGTATGCACACATATATCGTTAGCTGAACTCACGgggatatacataatacattgGTGTTCAAGAATTTTGCGAAACTTCGGGAGCATCGCGCGATGACGGGGGTGGATTATCCGCGAAATTTTGACCGATTCTCCATTGCCAGACATAATTGTCCACGCTACCCGTAACTAGGGAGTCGAGTcaggagaggaagaaaaattttaggaGCGAAAAATCTACGCTCAAAAACTGCGAAGCTTTCCTATATCAATATTTTAAGCTCGATTCGAAATACCTGGCGATCGATCGCCCACGGACTCGACAGAATGAATATAGTAGAATTTTGTatctgaattattttcttcctatAAATACGTCGAATTTTAAGCCAGCAGCGATTTTCGGCTCAAATATGCTATTACCTGATACCTCAGCTTCAGACGCTTTTGAAACAACGTTGATTAAATTCCgggtgaaaatataaatgcaCACCTTACCGTGTATCTTTGTGTTTCAGAGAACAAGCGGATCGACCGTGCGACACAGAGGAACTTTATTCGtttgtacgtgtaacgtgaaataattatttaaacttTTGATCACGACTTTAAACTCGAAAAGATGAAGAATAACAATGTTAGAGTTACAACGATGATCGTaattggtcggtcggtcggtcgaggTGATTTCGTCGACGTACGCAAGGGTTGCGTAGGTGTGGCGCGCGGTTGGATCTGCAGAtggcaaatgaaaaatgaaaataatcgtaaTTCCGCTCCGGTTTTGATATTAACAATACGAGATATAAAATACGATTTCGATGCTTTTTGGGTATTTGGCTTAGCCCAACGCGCTGTCCAGTTATCTGTAAATATTGTGATACCAGCTGCCATCGGAGCTACCAGCCGATATCTCGTTGTTTAGTCAGCCGAGTAATTGAGCACGTTCGACTATCGCGTTCCCCGTAGTATTACGAATAAACCGATCCCGCGTGACGAACGGcgacttttttcctttttttttttttctcttcttttctttttttttctttttttttgaataattttacacaTGCACATACCTCTACCATTTCGCCGTACAACTCAGCGGCCACGgtgagatatttattttttttgtcatttggtGCGAGTAATTTGAAACGCTATCGTTCGCAATAAGGGCCTCGCGAAGATGGAAATTAACGTCATCGTCACGGCgagatatggaaaaaatattttatcgatttcaaTGTCCGACGAAATTCTCGTTTCCGCCGATGATCCCGCGGGAACGAGTCCATCAGAAAATGTATATCGTAAAAACCTGGGGAATTGATTTTATTACcaaatcatattcgaaaaaaggtTCTTTCGGTTGATATGTTCGCCCATATCGGTTTGAATTTAAATTCCGCAACGCTGCGCCGATTTCGAATTGACAACAAAAATCGTAGTCGAATGATTCGCAGACCCGTAGAAAATCCCCCGTGAACGTCGGTAGCGGAATGACTGGTCGGTATTTTCGCGAGCTTTcgagacggggaaaaaaatgaatgaaacatCGAGGCCTTCGCGTTCGATGGGGAGCGatgtatttttctctcctatgTTTCGGTTCCCCGCTGATGCATTGGAGAAACCTCAACATTTGCGCACCCCGCGCCAGCTATACCTGTATCACGTGTATGGGGCCAATTGCGATCCGGGCAATTTTAGCCATTTCACTCCGCCTACATATCGAGTTAACTTTAGCACTATTGAATACCGTCGGGCAACGTTCAGATTCTAACGCTGGAAGCCATATAACTATGTAGAGGTAagcatacacctatatataccttCTCTCCGATGCGATACCACCCTGCATAATATCGTtataacgtatgtacacgaCCGTACGTGAACAATTATTGAAGCTCGCTCGCGTTTCGCAGCCGTTTTCAAATCGAATTACACGactcgagaaaataaataaacgattcCAAAAATGAATCACAAAACACGAGCACGGATCGgggtagtttgaaaaaataagtgaaacccgattaaaagaaaaagaaaaaaaaaaaggctcagGGCTCAGGCCGGTGGCACCGTCGGCTcacgaggtgaaaattttacgaagtAGTAGAGCCACGTCGCggttattttcattgattaaaTTCTACCTGTCTTTAGGAATAACCGAGGAGTGTCCTACATTTCGCCTATAGAATTCAGAGAGCCTAGGAGGTATCACGTATGCAGATATATAGTACTTCGGTATTAAAGTCAGCCGCCTCCTAGTGGAAAGCGAAACGTTGAAGAGCTcgcgatgtatacgtatacgtacatgtatgtaagAGGTGGAAAAGAggaacgacgaacgaacgtgCGGAAGGGAAAGAGGATTCTGACCGAAACCCTCTAGCCCGTAATTCCTGCGGCGTTTTCTGCCCGCCTCTGCACGTCGGTAAAGAGAAacgtatatagatgtatacgtgTGGTAGGTATCGAAGGGCAAAGTCAACCCTCCGAAAATAACGAGTTTAATCTGCGCCCTGAATTCAATTCCCTTTACATATAGGTGGGTAGATTTTTATGGGCGTCAGCTACCGACGCCTGTACCGCTTACTTCTTTCGACTACGCATTACACGTCCGATAAAAGAATAGGTGTAACCTATCTACGTTTTATTTGCTCTTCTAATCGTAATTTTCGCTCGAATACTTATTTTATAGAGTCACGTTCTACGTTATTGTTCAATTGGATAAAGCGAGGGTCTATCGAAAGAATTCTAGAATATCCGCACAGGATTCGAGCGACGTGGATTATTGGccatttcctatttttttttttttcttctttttttttattttatttttttttttctacgcctATTGAAACGGAGCAATTTTTCCCGTATGACCGGCAAATTGAGCGGACATCTagggaaaggaaaataaattaaaaaaaaaaaaaataatagactATTGTACAATAGATAAAAAACGGTATTGTTATCCTACGACTCGGACCGCACACGCGACCCATTTTtccacaaatgaaaaaaactgaaaacatgaaaaaaagaaaactatcgAACCGGAGGACACACGAGGAAATTACaccctctatttttttcgttatgcATTATTCAAAACCAAAGCATGccggtgaaaagagaaaaaaaaaaaaacacgaagacTAAATTAAagcaactgaaaaaaaaagaaaaaa from Athalia rosae chromosome 1, iyAthRosa1.1, whole genome shotgun sequence carries:
- the LOC105684177 gene encoding metabotropic glutamate receptor 6-like isoform X1, producing the protein MPRTRVTLLAVLLAATADARIYLNVSGDITLGALFPIHRKGSDGENCGMIQLEDGIQPLEAMLYTLQQINRDPSILPGIKLGALVFDSCDNPNYALEQALYFVKGFIAHVNTYHEQEFYCSDGSAPKFLAGGFDKVVAVLAAQSSSVTIQVAAMLRLFLMPQISYMATSPSLSSKEKFPHFFRTVPSDVNQAHAMLEILRQFKWTYVSIVYSDTEYGNHGYETLVSLASNYSVCFSAPQRIDNEQYTDEDYNNVIRTISNKTDVKVVVLFAEKSTTLKVLEAARRLGVGSRFVWIGSDAWPTLNHGELIDDRSHENPSNFGKLEPEELTVLEGALAVQPLSRRMSGFDDYFTNLTLDHESINPWFREFWEDYHNCDRRYKFPIRDNQGDEASFSTERAIGPEDYSCRNSRLKINEKSGYKQQRFLHFVRDAVYAVAYALHDLHRVKCGENFTGICHEMNHIDGDTISAYLSNVSFNDEGGKKFRFVHNVDGPPRYSVLNYQKNLDGTYQWLVIGNYTQDETGKPVLHIDPESMKFRGHVKGGRSSFPNSTCALPCERHQITVRERLDACCWKCRNCGLYQWKADEHRCEDCDWGTRPTLDKTVCDAIPEEFIDYSSPWAVAAMAVASCGILVTVFVLSVFWIYSETPIIKASGRELSCLLLLGTLVSFLMTFAVVARPDTATCTVTRFGIGLCYTLCYAALVTKTNRIHRIFNNMTHSPHKPRYTSPNSQLIITGMLTLVEVLINAIWLSQVPPSVTHNYPTRDTRIRMCRGLDDHSFMVGLSYPFLLIIICTVYAVKTRKCPEGFNETRYIAFTNYTTIILWLAFVPVYVVSTSNAIRVVTLTLSLSLSGLVQLACLFFPKVYIVLLKPEKNTKELVMAQHRSSSYLAAPATPVVVLNENGLKSYVKGSDSSIKTSRKDSSSLNIWKIKPILKDQTITSAALAKDTLKNFQVRTM